DNA from Candidatus Marinimicrobia bacterium CG08_land_8_20_14_0_20_45_22:
AGACCGTCTCTTCTTCGAGATGAACTTCCAGCGCCGGCAACCCTTCGGGCGGCTGGTAAATAATGATTTTGTCGTTGGTTTCTATCATTTATTCACCACCATTTTCACAGTAAATGCCGTCGTCGCGCAGGACATTGCAGTAATTCCAGAGTTTCGATACTAATGAAGAAGCGTCGGTCATAGTATTCTCAATTGTTTTTATCAAATAATTTAACCACATGAATTTGACCAATTGTTGCATCTTTTGCAACAGTTGGATAATCTGAAGATAGTGCAAAATTTGCACATACTGAATCCTTCCAGAGTTCACGTGTCTTAAAGATATTGCTGATATGTTTTATAATCATGCTTCGTTCGATACCGAAGAGGCGGAAAATCTGCTTCTGATTCAACCAGACAATTTCTTCTTTTAATCGCATTTCCAGCACCCGTAAGTCGTCGGGCGGCTGGTAGATGATGACCCGGTCATATTTTTCTATCAACTATTCCCCTATTAGCTTGCTTTAATATTGCCTTCTTTTTTTCTTTTTTTTACGAATTTAATACTTTTGATACCGTAGTCTATAAGTATCATAATAGTTATGGAAAGTAAGAGAAATAGTGCTGTAAGTAGTTCCTCCACTCCGTCAATAGTTCTTTTAGTTTTATCAGCCCAATCTTTCTTCCAATTATTGAATGATGTTTTATCTATAGATTTTTCATTAATGAGTGGTACGATTAGCCCTGAAAATTTGCTACCACTTCTACGTTCGCAAAGGTCTTCTACAGCCCTTGTAAATGCAAGTAACTCTCCTTTATGAATATTATCTATTTCAGCAGGATGACGTTTTGATACGCCAAAAAAATTCTCACCGAAAAAACCATCATTATACAAGATAGCAGCAATTGTAAAATCACCTTGTCTCATATATAAAACCTTTGCATGATGTGAATCACTAGGGTAGCGGGTTTTTGATTTTCTAACTTGTCGATTGAATAGTGTCATTTCGTCGAAGTTCAATTCCCTATATGTCATGTTTACTCCTAAATCACTATGTTTCTCTGTAAATCAAGATAGTTCATACTATTTTGTATTGAAGTACCTTAGACCTTCTTATTCTTACCGGTAAACAAATGGTTTAATAAATTACCTTGAATTTTTCTTCTCCCCCTTGATCCATTCCAGCAACTTCTCGGCCGGCTCCATCTGTTGAATCTTTATAAGCCTGATGTAATTCCTCTTCCTCTTATTTGCTTTCATTCCTCGCTTAATTACATGCCAATTACATGACGATTGATCATAAATAACGCCATATATTGTGTATACCATCTCGCTCTGTCTATATATCGTTGCTCTTTGCATTTAACTAATCATCCCGATTATATACCTGATACATAAAAGATGTCATGCCCAATAAGGAATATATTTTCGTTTATTGGATTTGTTCTCAGGATCCGCAACTTTGATAAATTTTGATTTCAAAGTATCACTTATTATTCTTGAAGCAGTTGGATAATTCTGCTCCTTAATTCCGAATCGTTCGCGCAAAGTGGCATTTGACATGAAATTCCTGGATACCCATCTCAAGCAACAATGCTGGTAGCAAGCTCTTATTTTTGAATTTTTATCCATCTCTCTAAATTCCTTCGATGCAAATAGAGTAACCCGAGTAAATTGTTCTTCAGTGTGAAACTCAGGCGAAGGAAGCTGATAAGTTTCAATTGCAACAATTGCACGGTCGATACCGCTACCTCTTTCTTCACAGATATTCATCCGTCTCATGAGTGATGCCAGAACTTCATTCCGTGATCTCGGAGCATGGTCAATGAAACGATCCGTATCTATTAATGACTTTCCGGGATTAGTAAATTCAATCCGGTTCTTAAAGATTTCGATCATTGGTCCGCTTCCGGTTACTGAAAAGTTCTGATGAATAATTGCGTTAGCAACAAATTCACGGATTGCTACTTTTGGATAGAGAGTCCTGTCAACACGGAGGGCGTCTTTAATAATTTCGTTCGTCGGTAATTGATCGCATATCCAATTTACCAAACCCTCAAAGCCCACGGCATATCCTATCTTGCCGGGTTGTTCTTTAAAAGCGTTAAGACGGGAATCATCCTTATAAAATATTACTCGGACACATTTCCGATTAAGTGACCCAAAATAGGATATATTCTTAGCGAACAATATCGCACCAAGGTTTGTGATATTAAAACCGTCGCCGGATTTAAAAATGATTTTTTCTTCTATCAAATTTTCTAAAATACCATTTCGGTTATCGGGCAAGGGCAATTTCAGCAATTCAAATAATCCCGGATAATCTATCTTTGACAGTACTTCATCCGATGATTGATTCTCAAGCGCAATACCGGATTCAAAAGAAGAGAGTTTTTTCTTACTCCAAATCTTGCGCTCTTTTTCCGGATAGTTCGCAAGTAGTTGCTTTGTTTCACCTACTCGGATATATGCAGTCCTGCTGAAATTGACGGGTGTATTAATAGTTGCATCAACTCTAAACAACACTACTGATTTTCCGTCATAATCATAATCGAAAATGCGAAAATCAACACGGGGAGACAGCAATCTTGCTAACCATGGTTCTAAGTCTTCATTACCTTTGCCTTTTGCATGTCTGGGCTTGAATGTAGTCCCAATCATTTCACGTGTTTTATCATCAATACCAAATACCAGATAACCAAATTCTTTATCATGTAAACAAGCGCCATTACTGAGCGCTGAGAGGTATTCTCCAATTATCTGAGGTTCGGCATTATCGACTTTAAACTCAATCCATTCAAGTTCTCCACAACCACGTAATTCATCAATTAATTGCCTTAACATTTTTTCTTCTCCGCTCTTATTCTCTCCAGCAACTTCTCTACCGGCTCATCGTTCGGGTCTTGCTGTACCAGTTTTCCCTCGAACGCCCGCTTCTGGATGCTCTGCCGCAGGCGCTCGGCCTGCTTAAGAGAAGTCTCGACTGTCTTCTCCATCTCATCCGCAACCGACAAGCGCCACTCAACTTCGAAGATTATTTGTTGTTGTTCAGGGGAAAATTGCAAATTTGTAGTCGAACCGACATCACTCATAGAAAACCTGATCTTATAACTCTTTTAAACATGCCATTTATCGTACATTTAAAAATGCAATCCCAAAGTAATGAAAAATGTCATCAGAGCCAACGAATTTATTTGTGGGACGAATAAGAAATGGAATCTGCCCGCCGCCGGCGGCTCACTCAGGCGCCCGACCATCCGACCGCGTTTGCTTTCCCCGAAGGAACATACCTGAAGGGACTCGTCTGTCGGACAGAATGAAATAACAACCGACGATGTTGGATATCTCCGGAATATCTATATTAAAAAAATTCGAAAGGGATTTTCTGGTTTGTTCAAAACCATTGATGGACTTTAACCCTCCATCGCGCGAACGATTTCCAGAGCGGATTCGGCAGAGTCGACGGAAACCATCTTCGATCGAAATTCCGATGATAGATTCATACGGGCGATTAACGCCAGAACCTGTACGTTGACGCTGGTTTCATTTTCAGCGGCAAGCAACAAAAAAAACAGATGAGAAGGCTTGCCATCGGCGGACTGAAAGTCAATGCCTGTTTTAGAAATTCCAAGCGCAAGAGCGACACCATTGACGGCATTTGTGCGAGCGTGAGGAATCGCCAGACCACTTTCCAACCCCGTGCTTCCAAGGTCTTCGCGATCCAGCAACGCTTTGAGCGCTTTTTTCCGGTCTTTCACCTTGCCAGTTTTTACAGCGAGGTCAAGTAATTCTTCGATAATTCCTTCTTTATCGGAGTGTTTTAAAGACAAGACGATTGTTTCCGTGCTTAAAAGATTCGAGATTTGCATATATTAATCCTTCTCCCAACAACATCCATAAACTATTTTCATATTATTGAATTATAAACCTGTTCGACGAATGGCGCATTTTTTACGACAAGCACCGAACAGGGGGCTTTTCGAAAAATGATTCCCGCTTCATCATGAAAAGCGTCCGA
Protein-coding regions in this window:
- a CDS encoding transcriptional regulator; the encoded protein is MLRQLIDELRGCGELEWIEFKVDNAEPQIIGEYLSALSNGACLHDKEFGYLVFGIDDKTREMIGTTFKPRHAKGKGNEDLEPWLARLLSPRVDFRIFDYDYDGKSVVLFRVDATINTPVNFSRTAYIRVGETKQLLANYPEKERKIWSKKKLSSFESGIALENQSSDEVLSKIDYPGLFELLKLPLPDNRNGILENLIEEKIIFKSGDGFNITNLGAILFAKNISYFGSLNRKCVRVIFYKDDSRLNAFKEQPGKIGYAVGFEGLVNWICDQLPTNEIIKDALRVDRTLYPKVAIREFVANAIIHQNFSVTGSGPMIEIFKNRIEFTNPGKSLIDTDRFIDHAPRSRNEVLASLMRRMNICEERGSGIDRAIVAIETYQLPSPEFHTEEQFTRVTLFASKEFREMDKNSKIRACYQHCCLRWVSRNFMSNATLRERFGIKEQNYPTASRIISDTLKSKFIKVADPENKSNKRKYIPYWA